In uncultured Desulfobacter sp., one DNA window encodes the following:
- a CDS encoding ParB/RepB/Spo0J family partition protein, protein MAQENPLHIGKIMELNTTFVSPDTLSTRKPFKKLFPIQEETLAAISQNMEVNGFDPVFPLVVWKEENVLVDGHTRFTAAQNTQLNQVPVVYKSFEDEDDALLYSFHAQRNRRNMSDDDIVKCLALLDNIHKKDATGEKSTRKAENEIRAKELGISPQKVDKARKVMEHGSPDIQEQVQAGEKSINKAFNEVQAQRRESGEIKGRETDGLGLSAKYTQSLGKFLKELTRIREQGWQEVSREKAVADIEAILDLIKN, encoded by the coding sequence ATGGCACAAGAAAACCCCCTTCATATAGGAAAAATAATGGAATTAAACACAACTTTTGTAAGCCCTGACACCTTGAGTACCCGTAAACCCTTTAAAAAACTGTTTCCCATCCAGGAAGAGACCCTGGCAGCCATCAGCCAGAACATGGAGGTCAATGGGTTTGACCCCGTATTTCCCCTGGTTGTCTGGAAAGAGGAAAATGTACTGGTGGACGGTCACACCCGATTTACAGCAGCCCAAAACACCCAGCTGAATCAAGTGCCGGTGGTATATAAATCCTTTGAGGACGAGGATGACGCCCTGCTTTACAGCTTTCATGCCCAGCGGAACCGGCGCAACATGTCTGACGATGATATTGTTAAGTGCCTGGCGCTTTTGGATAATATACACAAAAAAGATGCAACGGGTGAAAAAAGCACGCGCAAGGCGGAAAACGAAATCCGGGCCAAAGAGCTGGGCATCAGCCCCCAGAAGGTGGACAAAGCCAGAAAGGTAATGGAACACGGCAGCCCCGACATCCAGGAACAGGTCCAGGCCGGAGAAAAATCCATTAACAAGGCCTTTAACGAAGTCCAGGCCCAGCGCCGTGAAAGCGGCGAAATTAAAGGCAGGGAGACCGACGGGCTTGGGCTTTCTGCAAAGTACACCCAGTCCCTGGGAAAATTTCTCAAAGAGTTGACCCGCATCCGGGAGCAGGGATGGCAGGAGGTCAGCCGGGAAAAAGCGGTAGCAGATATTGAAGCGATACTTGACCTGATCAAAAACTAA
- a CDS encoding PAS domain S-box protein — translation MLKSLLNIIKAFRLLSPKNKNLNSEEEFYSAFNAMKSGVWIIDKEQRILKSNKAAERLFNQNNVEIIGKKCWKIVHGTDQPIKECPLLKAGQSLQQESMELQINDRWFEVVVDPILDSCGKPSKYIHIITDITDSKMAAAELSVQSQRIKTFFNSINDAIFIHPLKQEGFEPFVEVNDIACKRYGYTHDELMKLSAPDITARPDVNGHAAPDCRKTLLEKRQLVFETSHIKKSGETFPVEINSNIFHQNGKPYILAVVRDITNRKIAEKELRKSEQAFRNLFDNHTAVKLIIDPDTGRIVSANKAAGDFYGWPCTTLTQMNINQINIKPPDEIKKLMENAKIQERILFNFQHRLADGSIRDVEVFSSGVEINGRQYLHSIIHDITEQKKAAKDMEELRIQNWHLKKQESLSRMAGAIAHHFNNHLMGIMGNLELSLKSIDRGDSPLKNITKSMQTAQNAAKINGLMLTYLGKNTLGKMQIDMSKVCSMTLPLLRASLPVNIVLEADFPAQGPMVYGNENQIQQLVTNLVTNAAESYPKKGTIYLNVKVVFATDIPKKYRFPVDWQPDHDDYACITVADFGYGIEAQNIEKIFDPFFSTKATGRGLDLPVVLGIAQANNGVITVESKLGEGSTFRFFTPVVAQSNSQ, via the coding sequence TTGTTAAAATCATTATTAAATATAATTAAAGCGTTTAGGCTCCTATCGCCTAAAAACAAAAATTTAAATTCCGAAGAGGAATTTTATTCTGCTTTCAACGCAATGAAGTCCGGCGTATGGATTATTGACAAAGAGCAGCGTATCCTTAAATCCAACAAGGCTGCCGAGCGTTTATTCAATCAAAACAATGTGGAAATAATCGGCAAAAAATGCTGGAAAATTGTTCATGGGACTGACCAACCCATTAAAGAGTGCCCTCTTTTAAAAGCCGGCCAGAGCTTGCAGCAAGAATCAATGGAACTTCAAATTAATGACCGATGGTTTGAGGTTGTTGTAGACCCGATTCTCGATTCCTGTGGGAAACCCTCAAAGTATATTCACATCATCACTGATATTACAGATTCCAAAATGGCGGCGGCTGAACTTTCTGTACAATCGCAAAGAATAAAAACCTTTTTCAATTCCATCAACGACGCAATATTTATTCATCCTTTGAAACAAGAGGGATTTGAACCATTTGTTGAAGTTAATGATATCGCATGTAAACGATATGGGTATACCCATGATGAATTAATGAAGCTTTCAGCTCCTGACATAACGGCCAGGCCTGATGTTAACGGGCATGCAGCCCCCGATTGCAGGAAAACATTGCTTGAAAAAAGGCAGCTGGTTTTTGAAACGTCCCATATCAAAAAATCGGGTGAGACATTCCCCGTTGAAATAAATTCAAATATCTTCCATCAAAATGGAAAGCCATACATTCTTGCCGTTGTTCGGGATATTACCAATCGCAAAATTGCAGAAAAAGAGCTGCGAAAAAGTGAACAGGCATTTCGAAATCTGTTTGATAATCATACAGCAGTAAAACTCATTATTGATCCGGATACAGGCCGGATTGTTTCGGCGAACAAGGCTGCAGGAGATTTTTATGGATGGCCTTGCACAACACTTACACAAATGAATATTAATCAAATCAACATAAAACCACCTGATGAAATTAAAAAATTGATGGAAAATGCAAAGATTCAGGAACGCATTCTGTTTAATTTTCAGCACCGATTGGCCGACGGCTCAATACGTGACGTTGAGGTATTCAGCAGCGGTGTCGAGATAAACGGACGACAATATCTGCACTCTATTATTCATGACATCACTGAACAAAAAAAAGCGGCGAAAGATATGGAGGAACTTCGGATTCAAAATTGGCACCTCAAAAAACAGGAAAGTCTCAGCCGCATGGCCGGGGCCATTGCTCACCACTTCAACAATCACCTGATGGGCATTATGGGCAATCTGGAGCTGAGCCTTAAATCAATTGATAGGGGGGACTCCCCCCTTAAAAATATTACAAAATCCATGCAAACTGCTCAAAATGCAGCCAAAATTAATGGGTTGATGCTCACCTATCTTGGAAAAAACACATTGGGAAAAATGCAAATAGATATGAGCAAGGTCTGCAGTATGACCCTGCCTCTCCTGAGGGCCTCATTGCCTGTAAATATTGTTCTGGAAGCCGATTTCCCAGCCCAGGGTCCCATGGTCTATGGGAATGAAAATCAAATTCAGCAGCTTGTCACCAACCTTGTTACCAATGCCGCCGAGTCCTATCCAAAAAAGGGCACCATCTATCTTAATGTAAAGGTCGTCTTCGCCACCGATATACCCAAAAAGTATCGCTTCCCTGTGGATTGGCAGCCGGATCACGATGACTATGCCTGTATAACGGTTGCTGACTTCGGATATGGAATTGAGGCACAGAACATCGAAAAAATATTCGATCCGTTTTTTTCGACCAAGGCCACCGGGAGAGGTCTTGATTTACCTGTTGTTCTGGGGATTGCGCAAGCAAACAATGGCGTTATTACGGTAGAAAGCAAACTTGGTGAGGGCAGTACTTTTCGATTCTTCACCCCGGTGGTGGCGCAGTCAAATTCACAATAG
- a CDS encoding DUF1007 family protein: MFRLNCFFCLQLVFFILLFPFPGLSHPHVFISQRTDFVFDDKGLAGFRVSWTFDEMFSVMISEDFDSDHNQVLDAQEVAVIKEKAFGYIAPYNYYIHVRIDGKPFEVKFIKAFNAWLDDGIVCYEFFIPCHVLAADTPKQVVLSPYDPEYYSDIYFPDKTPLTMENEAAFSTKIQTARDQSTLIYYETVNPMAIFLSFKRK, translated from the coding sequence ATGTTCCGACTCAATTGTTTTTTTTGCTTACAGCTCGTTTTTTTTATTCTTCTGTTTCCTTTTCCCGGGCTTTCCCATCCCCATGTGTTCATTTCACAGCGTACTGATTTTGTTTTTGATGATAAGGGGTTGGCCGGTTTCAGGGTGAGCTGGACCTTTGACGAGATGTTTTCCGTCATGATCAGCGAGGATTTTGACTCGGACCATAATCAGGTCCTGGATGCCCAAGAAGTGGCGGTGATTAAGGAAAAAGCCTTTGGATATATCGCCCCGTACAATTATTATATCCATGTCAGAATAGACGGAAAGCCCTTTGAGGTAAAGTTCATCAAGGCATTTAATGCATGGCTTGATGACGGCATCGTCTGTTATGAATTTTTCATACCCTGCCATGTCTTGGCTGCGGATACACCAAAGCAGGTCGTATTATCGCCCTATGATCCCGAATACTATTCCGATATTTATTTTCCGGATAAGACGCCGTTGACAATGGAAAACGAAGCGGCATTTTCCACAAAGATACAGACTGCCCGGGACCAATCCACCCTGATCTATTATGAAACGGTAAACCCCATGGCCATTTTTCTTTCGTTTAAACGAAAATAG
- a CDS encoding TrpB-like pyridoxal phosphate-dependent enzyme: MPTKIFLTEDEIPRQWYNLAADLPGTINPPLGQDGKPINPDMLAAVFPMNLIEQEMSQQRWIDIPEGILDLLYRWRPSPLHRAIHLEKALGTPAKIFYKNESVSPAGSHKPNTAVAQAWYNKEFGIKRLTTETGAGQWGSALSHACALLGMECKVFMVRISFDQKPFRKSLMQTWGGECIASPSNETQVGRDILAKMPDTPGSLGIAISEAIEAALSDETGKTRYSLGSVLNHVMLHQTIIGLEAKKQLDKFGIKKVDTVIGCAGGGSNFAGLAFPFVLDKINGADIEIIPVEPASCPTLTATPFSYDFGDVAQMTPMLPMHSLGHKFIPAPIHAGGLRYHGMAPLVSHAVEAGLMSPMAIKQLECYEAGLMFARTEGLVVAPETCHAVACAIRSAKQAKEEGKEKTIIFNLSGHGLMDLAGYEKFMAGELQDIVMSAQDVKESRGISIDGYPVPTI; the protein is encoded by the coding sequence ATGCCCACTAAAATTTTTTTAACCGAAGATGAAATCCCCCGCCAGTGGTATAACCTGGCTGCAGACCTGCCCGGTACCATCAACCCGCCCCTGGGACAAGATGGCAAACCCATCAATCCGGATATGCTGGCCGCCGTATTTCCCATGAACCTGATCGAACAGGAGATGTCCCAACAGCGCTGGATCGATATCCCCGAGGGGATTCTGGATCTACTGTACCGGTGGCGGCCCTCTCCACTGCACCGGGCCATACACCTGGAAAAGGCGTTGGGTACACCGGCAAAAATTTTCTATAAAAACGAAAGTGTCTCCCCGGCCGGCAGCCATAAACCCAATACTGCCGTGGCCCAGGCCTGGTACAATAAAGAGTTCGGCATCAAACGTTTGACCACGGAAACCGGTGCCGGCCAGTGGGGGTCTGCCCTATCCCATGCCTGCGCCCTTCTGGGCATGGAGTGCAAGGTGTTCATGGTCAGGATCAGTTTTGACCAAAAACCGTTCAGAAAGTCACTTATGCAGACCTGGGGCGGAGAATGTATTGCAAGTCCGTCAAATGAAACCCAGGTAGGCCGGGACATCCTGGCAAAAATGCCCGACACGCCCGGGTCATTAGGCATTGCCATTTCAGAGGCCATTGAAGCGGCCCTCAGTGATGAAACCGGCAAGACCCGGTATTCGCTGGGCTCCGTACTCAACCATGTCATGCTGCACCAGACCATTATCGGACTTGAAGCAAAAAAACAGCTGGACAAGTTCGGAATAAAGAAAGTGGACACCGTGATCGGCTGTGCCGGCGGCGGTTCCAATTTTGCCGGCCTGGCCTTCCCCTTTGTCCTGGATAAAATCAACGGGGCGGATATTGAGATCATTCCCGTGGAGCCGGCCTCCTGTCCAACGCTTACGGCAACCCCGTTTTCCTATGACTTCGGGGACGTGGCCCAGATGACGCCCATGCTGCCCATGCACTCTTTAGGGCATAAATTCATCCCGGCCCCCATCCATGCCGGCGGATTAAGATACCACGGCATGGCGCCCCTGGTTTCCCATGCCGTGGAAGCCGGGTTAATGAGCCCCATGGCCATCAAACAGCTGGAATGTTATGAGGCCGGCCTCATGTTTGCCCGCACAGAAGGCCTGGTTGTGGCCCCTGAAACCTGTCATGCCGTGGCCTGCGCCATCCGATCCGCCAAGCAGGCCAAAGAAGAAGGAAAGGAAAAAACCATTATATTCAACTTGTCAGGTCATGGGCTCATGGATCTGGCCGGGTATGAAAAATTCATGGCAGGAGAACTCCAGGATATTGTCATGTCTGCCCAGGATGTGAAGGAATCCAGGGGGATCAGCATTGACGGGTATCCTGTGCCCACAATTTAA